The Benincasa hispida cultivar B227 chromosome 11, ASM972705v1, whole genome shotgun sequence genome has a segment encoding these proteins:
- the LOC120090582 gene encoding uncharacterized protein LOC120090582, which yields MVQDIYDQWVRANEKSRAYILACISDVLNKKHEVMPTAREIMVSLQEMFEHPSSSIRLEAIKYVYGTRMKNGSNVREHVLDMMVHFNIVEAHGAIIDEISQLSMIFESLPKSYLLFRTNVVMNKITYNLTTFLNELQTYQSMMKLKEK from the coding sequence ATGGTTCAAGACATCTATGATCAGTGGGTTAGGGCTAATGAAAAATCTCGGGCTTATATCTTAGCATGTATATCcgatgtacttaataagaaacatgaggtaatGCCCACCGCCCGTGAGATAATGGTGTCGCTTCAAGAGATGTTCGAGCACCCATCATCCTCTATTCGACTtgaagccattaagtatgtctACGGTACTCGTATGAAAAATGGTTCTaacgttagagaacatgttcttgatatgatggttcactttaatATTGTTGAGGCTCATGGGGCGATAATAGATGAGATAAGTCAATTAAGTATGATATTTGAATCTCTCCCAAAGAGTTATCTGCTTTTCAGaaccaatgttgttatgaacaaaattacttataatttgaCCACATTTTTGAATGAGTTACAGACAtatcagtctatgatgaaacttaaggaaaaataa